A section of the Deltaproteobacteria bacterium genome encodes:
- a CDS encoding MBL fold metallo-hydrolase, which produces MELTPNLHAYLWNSPAANNCNTYLIRSGEKNILIDPGHAAHFDHVRRGLREAGLSLDAIDLVICTHAHPDHVEAVSLFGGSTLFALHAEEWQLVRKMAAYLKSAVPIDPEQFMPDFFLKEGVLEVGDIALQVVHAPGHSPGSIAVYWPQEKALFSGDVIFKNGLGRTDLPGGNGSLLKESIRGLSTLDAGWLLSGHGDVVSGAEAVRANFEQVERMWFGYI; this is translated from the coding sequence ATGGAACTGACACCCAATTTGCACGCATACCTGTGGAACTCGCCTGCCGCCAACAACTGCAACACCTATCTGATCCGCTCCGGGGAAAAGAACATCCTCATCGACCCGGGCCATGCGGCCCATTTCGACCATGTCCGCCGGGGCTTGCGGGAGGCGGGCCTGTCCCTCGACGCCATCGACCTGGTAATCTGCACCCATGCCCACCCGGACCACGTCGAAGCCGTCAGCCTGTTCGGTGGCAGCACCCTGTTCGCCCTGCATGCCGAGGAATGGCAACTGGTTCGGAAAATGGCCGCCTACCTGAAAAGCGCCGTGCCCATCGACCCGGAACAATTTATGCCCGATTTTTTTCTGAAGGAAGGTGTGCTCGAGGTCGGCGACATTGCCCTGCAGGTGGTTCACGCCCCCGGGCACTCTCCCGGATCGATAGCCGTCTACTGGCCGCAGGAAAAGGCACTTTTTTCCGGTGACGTTATTTTCAAGAACGGCCTGGGGCGGACGGATCTGCCCGGTGGAAACGGCAGCCTGCTCAAGGAAAGCATCCGCGGCCTGTCCACTCTGGATGCAGGGTGGCTGCTTTCCGGCCACGGCGATGTGGTCTCCGGAGCCGAGGCGGTCAGGGCCAACTTCGAACAGGTCGAACGGATGTGGTTCGGTTATATTTAA
- a CDS encoding amidohydrolase family protein — protein MTDKRKAIAAGVKIGLGAGFLGDPTICPCGMNGMEFERLTAAGLSPMEATVAGTRAGSELMKREDQIETLEPGKIADIVVVEGNPLEDISILGQPDSVKVVMKNGILEKNAIS, from the coding sequence ATTACCGATAAACGGAAGGCAATTGCAGCCGGTGTCAAGATCGGCTTGGGGGCGGGCTTTCTTGGCGACCCGACGATCTGCCCGTGCGGCATGAACGGAATGGAATTTGAAAGGTTGACGGCGGCCGGGTTGAGCCCCATGGAAGCCACTGTGGCCGGAACGCGAGCGGGATCGGAATTGATGAAGAGGGAAGATCAGATCGAAACGCTCGAACCGGGGAAGATTGCCGACATCGTCGTGGTGGAGGGAAACCCGCTGGAAGACATATCGATCCTCGGCCAGCCCGATAGCGTCAAGGTTGTCATGAAAAACGGCATTCTTGAAAAAAACGCCATCTCTTAA
- a CDS encoding cytochrome ubiquinol oxidase subunit I: MNYPVWELAFSGGGLLMVVIAVLHVYVAHFAVGGGLFLVLTEMKAYREKDERLLAYVRSHTRFFLLLTMVFGGITGVGIWFTISLLSPTVTSTLVHTFLFGWATEWVCFLGEIVALFLYYYRFDNIDRSSHLKIGWLYFIFAWLSLFFVNGIIDFMLTPGEWLKTGSFWNGFFNPSMLPALFFRTALSLFLAGIFGFLTAVFLADAGFRNRLLGYCSRWLIFPLPVMVLAALWYYSVLPESARIMLRGHSPEIVPALSVFGGLLPVLLILAMILRLRIPANLQVTAAFLCLVLGLVYMGAFEWIREAGRRPYLILGHTYSTSVRVGQEADINREGLLKSARWVRSRRLTPANEMKAGREIFRIACSGCHSIGGPMNDILPRTAHFSRVGMQAQLAGQGKILQYMPPFMGTADERRALARYLVEGLHGKTAPIAKQKPIIPLEVTPEAFDSETSAYVLLAWSKSGMQIMSDCNAFWSLGPPTGSIRAQLIRRGETPEIVTEDVAITYAVGNDHDNPAAHVDFWKQSKSLTGKVLPGGTGLTGNTINGTLRFDNETMAYGADELPVTPYRRNGSFNPYPLFKLEAREVETGKRLAQTSLVLPVSTEMGCRTCHGGPWRVDGRAGISDETAANILEVHDRINRTDLLAAAKKGRPRLCQSCHSGNLPGVTGDPKRLNLSAAMHGFHANYLGDMGDEACGTCHASSPVGLTQSFRGIHREIELTCVNCHFSLEEHALSLLTAEKKAGKDEPAKKLMAHLAPRAVESPSQIRPRIPWVNLPDCLNCHVDFHPPETDQVAYGAWTATADRLYHNRTDDAGLVCTACHGAAHAIYPARNPFGEDIDNLQPLQYQGTPYPIGSNGQCRVCHIIDQEDEIHHPNMLEGFRNTR, from the coding sequence ATGAACTATCCGGTGTGGGAATTGGCTTTTTCCGGCGGCGGCCTGCTGATGGTCGTCATCGCGGTTTTGCACGTTTATGTCGCCCATTTTGCCGTCGGTGGCGGGCTTTTTCTGGTCCTGACCGAAATGAAGGCCTATCGCGAAAAGGACGAACGCCTCCTGGCCTACGTCCGGTCGCACACCCGTTTCTTTCTTTTATTGACCATGGTGTTCGGCGGCATCACCGGGGTCGGCATCTGGTTCACCATCTCCCTGTTGAGTCCCACTGTCACATCCACCCTGGTGCACACCTTTCTCTTTGGCTGGGCCACGGAGTGGGTCTGCTTCCTGGGGGAAATAGTCGCTCTCTTTCTTTACTACTACCGCTTCGACAACATCGACCGGTCGTCGCATCTCAAAATCGGGTGGCTCTATTTTATTTTTGCCTGGCTCTCTCTCTTTTTCGTTAACGGCATCATTGATTTCATGCTAACCCCCGGCGAATGGCTGAAGACCGGAAGTTTCTGGAACGGCTTTTTCAACCCCTCCATGCTGCCGGCTCTTTTTTTCCGCACGGCGCTTTCCCTGTTTTTAGCCGGTATTTTCGGGTTTCTGACGGCGGTGTTCCTTGCCGATGCCGGTTTCAGAAACCGGCTGCTCGGCTACTGCAGCCGGTGGCTGATCTTCCCCCTGCCGGTCATGGTGCTTGCCGCCCTGTGGTACTATTCCGTACTGCCGGAAAGTGCCAGGATCATGCTTCGGGGCCATTCCCCGGAAATTGTTCCGGCCCTGTCCGTTTTCGGCGGACTCTTGCCGGTCCTGCTGATTCTGGCCATGATCTTGCGCCTGCGGATACCTGCAAACCTCCAGGTGACAGCTGCCTTTTTGTGCCTTGTCCTGGGGCTCGTCTACATGGGAGCGTTCGAATGGATCAGAGAGGCGGGCAGGCGGCCCTACCTCATCCTCGGGCACACCTACTCGACATCGGTGCGGGTCGGTCAGGAAGCCGATATCAACCGGGAGGGCCTCTTGAAAAGTGCACGCTGGGTCCGGAGCCGTCGCCTGACCCCGGCCAATGAAATGAAAGCCGGCCGGGAAATTTTCAGGATCGCCTGCTCCGGCTGCCATTCCATCGGCGGCCCCATGAACGACATTCTTCCGCGAACCGCCCACTTTTCACGTGTCGGCATGCAGGCCCAGCTGGCCGGACAGGGAAAAATTCTGCAATACATGCCGCCTTTCATGGGCACCGCTGACGAACGGCGCGCCCTGGCGCGCTATCTTGTCGAGGGACTGCACGGTAAAACCGCCCCCATCGCAAAACAGAAGCCCATAATTCCGCTGGAAGTAACCCCGGAAGCCTTTGATTCGGAAACGTCAGCATATGTGCTTCTGGCCTGGAGTAAAAGCGGTATGCAGATCATGTCTGACTGTAATGCCTTCTGGTCCCTTGGGCCGCCTACCGGTTCCATCCGCGCCCAGCTGATCAGGCGCGGCGAGACGCCCGAAATCGTCACCGAAGATGTGGCGATCACCTACGCCGTGGGGAACGACCATGACAATCCTGCGGCACATGTGGACTTCTGGAAACAATCGAAGTCGCTGACAGGCAAGGTGCTGCCCGGCGGCACCGGCCTTACAGGCAACACCATCAACGGGACGCTGCGCTTCGACAATGAAACCATGGCTTACGGCGCGGATGAACTGCCGGTGACCCCTTACCGCCGCAACGGGTCCTTCAACCCCTATCCCCTTTTCAAACTGGAGGCCCGTGAAGTGGAAACCGGAAAGCGCCTGGCGCAAACGTCACTGGTATTGCCCGTGTCGACGGAAATGGGCTGCCGAACGTGCCACGGCGGCCCCTGGCGCGTGGACGGCCGGGCAGGTATCAGCGACGAAACCGCCGCCAACATCCTGGAGGTCCACGACCGGATCAACCGAACCGACCTGCTTGCGGCGGCAAAAAAGGGCCGGCCCCGTTTGTGCCAGTCGTGTCATTCCGGAAACCTCCCCGGTGTTACAGGCGACCCCAAACGCTTGAACCTCTCGGCCGCCATGCACGGATTCCACGCCAATTATCTTGGCGATATGGGGGACGAGGCCTGCGGCACCTGTCATGCGTCCTCGCCCGTCGGCCTGACTCAAAGCTTTAGAGGCATCCACCGTGAAATCGAACTCACCTGCGTCAACTGCCACTTCAGCCTGGAAGAACACGCCCTGAGCCTGCTGACTGCCGAAAAAAAGGCCGGTAAAGACGAACCCGCGAAAAAACTGATGGCGCATCTGGCACCCAGGGCCGTTGAATCACCAAGCCAAATCCGGCCCCGGATCCCCTGGGTCAACCTGCCGGACTGCCTGAATTGTCATGTCGATTTCCACCCCCCTGAAACCGATCAGGTGGCATACGGCGCCTGGACAGCGACGGCCGATCGGCTTTACCATAACCGCACAGACGACGCCGGTCTCGTTTGCACGGCATGCCACGGTGCCGCTCACGCCATCTATCCGGCCAGAAACCCTTTCGGGGAAGATATCGACAACTTGCAGCCCCTTCAGTATCAGGGGACCCCCTACCCCATCGGTTCCAACGGCCAATGCCGTGTTTGTCACATTATCGACCAGGAAGATGAAATCCACCATCCCAACATGCTGGAAGGGTTTCGCAATACCAGATAA
- a CDS encoding HEAT repeat domain-containing protein, with protein sequence MGTRQLKKEILEYLSAPDLRQSLACLTAMPARQVVNALFGCLYHMSPPIKWHAVSAMGAVVSNLAHTDMEASRIVMRRLIWNLNDESGGIGWGSPEAMGEITACHRRLADEYHRILVSYINPDGNFLEHAELQKGLLWGLARLADTRPALVMDAGPFLLPHLQSTDAEHRGLAALTAGAIRERSVRATLENLLSDQTKISLYWHQDFHQKGVAEFAENALKRYRN encoded by the coding sequence ATGGGTACCAGACAGCTAAAAAAAGAGATCCTTGAATACCTCTCCGCTCCCGACCTGCGGCAAAGCCTGGCCTGCCTGACGGCCATGCCCGCCAGGCAGGTTGTCAACGCCCTTTTCGGTTGCCTGTACCACATGAGCCCCCCGATAAAATGGCATGCGGTCTCCGCCATGGGAGCGGTTGTATCGAATCTGGCCCATACCGACATGGAAGCGTCCCGAATCGTCATGCGCCGCCTGATATGGAATCTGAACGATGAATCCGGTGGCATCGGCTGGGGATCGCCGGAAGCCATGGGCGAAATAACCGCTTGCCATCGAAGGCTGGCCGATGAATATCACCGCATACTGGTTTCCTACATCAACCCGGACGGAAATTTTCTCGAACATGCGGAACTGCAGAAAGGGCTGTTGTGGGGACTGGCGAGGCTGGCTGACACCCGGCCGGCGCTGGTCATGGACGCGGGACCGTTTCTCCTGCCCCACCTGCAATCCACCGATGCCGAACACAGGGGCCTTGCCGCCCTGACAGCCGGTGCCATACGGGAAAGATCCGTACGTGCAACACTGGAAAACCTGTTGAGCGATCAGACGAAGATCTCGCTCTATTGGCATCAGGATTTTCATCAAAAAGGGGTCGCTGAATTTGCAGAAAACGCTTTAAAACGTTATAGAAATTGA
- a CDS encoding cytoplasmic protein: MKKIALFVFNGDPMCFIHVLLNALDMKAKGYQAAVVVEGAATGLLPALAQTDNPLHGLWEKTRAAGLVAGACKACAGKMGTLDVVKTEGLELLDDMHGHPSMSGYIQDGFDVISF; the protein is encoded by the coding sequence ATGAAAAAAATCGCACTGTTTGTATTCAACGGTGATCCCATGTGCTTCATCCACGTGCTGCTGAACGCCCTGGACATGAAGGCCAAAGGCTACCAGGCCGCGGTGGTCGTCGAAGGGGCGGCCACCGGGCTGCTCCCGGCCCTCGCCCAAACCGACAATCCCCTGCACGGGTTGTGGGAAAAAACCAGGGCTGCCGGGCTTGTCGCCGGTGCCTGCAAGGCCTGTGCGGGGAAAATGGGTACGCTGGACGTCGTAAAGACGGAAGGACTGGAACTGCTGGACGACATGCACGGGCATCCGTCCATGTCCGGCTACATCCAGGATGGTTTCGACGTCATATCCTTCTAG
- a CDS encoding ferredoxin, whose product MPTPWRLAITTGKRLDRPLRKPAVDIARCTLCEGCIAVAPSVFRMNDAGYIEVAELDVYPVDDVDDAIKYCPEDCIYWE is encoded by the coding sequence ATGCCGACGCCTTGGCGGCTTGCTATAACTACGGGAAAGAGATTGGACAGGCCGTTGCGCAAGCCTGCGGTTGATATCGCACGCTGCACGCTCTGTGAGGGGTGCATCGCCGTGGCGCCATCAGTCTTCAGGATGAACGACGCCGGATACATCGAGGTCGCCGAGCTCGATGTATATCCTGTCGACGACGTCGACGACGCCATAAAATACTGCCCGGAAGATTGTATCTACTGGGAATAA
- a CDS encoding flavodoxin domain-containing protein encodes MVPVEIAKGIYEVGVADWNIRDFHGYSTYAGTTYNAYLIMDQKITLIDTVKAPFADQLLANIARVVDPAKIDIVVSNHTEMDHSGGLPRVMHRIGEEKPLYCSKMGAKNLAKHFPQKWNYQPVKTGQELSLGQRTLTFLETRMIHWPDSMFTYLKEDKILFSSDGFGQHYAGFEKFDDTAGDEIMYQAKKYFANILMLYSPLILKLISKVTDLGLEIGMICPDHGIIWRRDPAKIIDAYARWSEQAAEKKAVVVYDTMWNSTKEMAEAIAKGIADQGVYVRPIHIRSSHRSDIMTEVLDAKAVVVGSPTLNNQMFPTVADTLCYMKGLKPINKIGGVFGSYGWSGESVKLIRDELEAMKFDIVEPGMKIQYIPDADALAACYNYGKEIGQAVAQACG; translated from the coding sequence ATGGTACCTGTCGAAATCGCCAAAGGCATTTACGAGGTCGGTGTCGCGGATTGGAATATCCGCGACTTTCACGGTTATTCGACTTATGCCGGCACCACGTACAATGCCTATCTGATCATGGATCAAAAAATCACGCTGATCGACACCGTCAAAGCCCCCTTTGCCGATCAGCTTCTCGCCAACATCGCCAGGGTGGTCGACCCGGCCAAGATCGACATCGTTGTCAGCAACCACACGGAAATGGACCACTCCGGCGGCCTGCCGCGGGTCATGCACCGCATCGGCGAGGAAAAGCCGCTTTACTGCTCCAAAATGGGGGCCAAGAACCTGGCCAAACACTTCCCGCAAAAATGGAACTATCAACCGGTAAAAACCGGCCAGGAATTGAGCCTCGGTCAACGGACCCTGACCTTCCTCGAAACGAGAATGATCCACTGGCCGGACAGCATGTTTACCTATCTGAAAGAAGATAAAATCCTTTTTTCAAGCGATGGATTCGGGCAGCACTATGCCGGTTTCGAAAAATTCGATGACACGGCCGGTGATGAAATCATGTATCAGGCCAAAAAATATTTCGCGAATATTTTGATGCTTTATTCCCCGCTCATCCTCAAGTTGATTTCCAAAGTGACGGATCTGGGACTGGAAATCGGCATGATCTGCCCGGACCATGGCATCATCTGGCGCAGGGATCCGGCCAAAATCATCGACGCCTATGCCCGGTGGAGCGAACAGGCGGCCGAAAAAAAAGCGGTTGTCGTTTACGACACCATGTGGAACAGCACCAAGGAGATGGCGGAAGCCATTGCCAAGGGAATCGCCGATCAGGGGGTGTACGTCCGGCCCATCCACATCAGAAGCAGCCATCGCAGCGACATCATGACCGAGGTGCTGGACGCCAAGGCCGTTGTCGTCGGCTCCCCGACGCTCAACAACCAAATGTTCCCCACGGTGGCCGACACCCTGTGCTACATGAAAGGGTTGAAACCGATTAATAAAATCGGCGGTGTCTTCGGCTCCTACGGCTGGAGCGGCGAGTCGGTCAAACTGATCAGGGATGAACTCGAGGCCATGAAGTTCGATATCGTCGAACCGGGCATGAAAATCCAGTACATCCCCGATGCCGACGCCTTGGCGGCTTGCTATAACTACGGGAAAGAGATTGGACAGGCCGTTGCGCAAGCCTGCGGTTGA
- a CDS encoding rubredoxin produces MDKYVCTICGYVYDPAEGDPDNDVAPGTKWEDVPDDWECPICGASKDDFEKEE; encoded by the coding sequence ATGGATAAGTATGTATGCACCATCTGTGGCTATGTGTATGACCCGGCAGAGGGGGACCCTGACAACGACGTCGCTCCCGGGACGAAATGGGAAGATGTACCGGACGATTGGGAGTGCCCTATTTGCGGTGCCTCCAAAGACGACTTTGAAAAAGAAGAATAG
- a CDS encoding rubredoxin has product MVKPEEMYQCQTVNCGYIYNPDKGDRKGKIPKGTRFEDLPDDWKCPICGAGKKLFKPLG; this is encoded by the coding sequence ATGGTAAAACCGGAAGAAATGTATCAGTGCCAGACAGTCAACTGCGGGTACATCTACAATCCTGACAAGGGTGACAGAAAGGGGAAAATTCCCAAGGGAACCCGGTTCGAGGATCTGCCCGATGATTGGAAGTGCCCCATCTGCGGTGCCGGGAAAAAATTGTTCAAGCCTTTGGGGTGA
- a CDS encoding NAD(P)H-dependent oxidoreductase produces MLALGLQGSPRKNGSTNYLLSRFMDAIEAQGMRTVTVDVPKKNIEPCRGCGYCEKKGVCIIDDDDMTGEIYDLLREAEIVVLASPVFFYNVTAQIKALIDRSQTLWSRKYRFRLSDPLKKRRKGCLLSMGGSGGRQLFDGVHLVAKYFFDAIDADFAGSITYRNVEDRQAMLKVPGLDEDIETFIADKLVPAEPRKKILFACRENACRSQMAGAFATILGGDRLDVMTAGSAPVQALNPLMVRAMAEKGIDMAFHRPRELNQVIETSKPEIIVTMGCGEECPYIPGVERLDWDLPDPSEKPLAFMNEVRDRIEKKVSELVSEY; encoded by the coding sequence ATGCTCGCACTCGGTCTACAAGGCAGCCCCCGAAAAAATGGGAGCACGAACTATCTCTTGTCCCGCTTCATGGATGCCATCGAGGCACAGGGTATGCGAACCGTCACCGTCGACGTGCCGAAAAAAAACATCGAACCCTGCCGGGGATGCGGGTATTGCGAAAAAAAAGGGGTTTGCATTATTGACGATGATGACATGACGGGTGAAATCTACGACCTGCTGAGGGAGGCGGAGATCGTTGTGCTGGCTTCACCGGTCTTTTTTTACAATGTCACCGCTCAGATAAAAGCACTCATCGATCGGTCGCAAACGCTCTGGTCGAGAAAATACCGCTTCAGGCTTTCCGACCCCTTGAAAAAACGCCGCAAGGGGTGCTTGCTTTCCATGGGAGGCAGCGGCGGGCGCCAGCTCTTCGATGGCGTGCATTTGGTGGCCAAATATTTTTTCGATGCAATCGACGCCGACTTCGCCGGCAGCATTACCTATCGCAATGTCGAGGACCGGCAAGCCATGCTCAAGGTCCCCGGCCTCGACGAAGATATCGAAACGTTCATCGCCGATAAACTGGTACCGGCCGAACCACGCAAAAAGATCCTCTTCGCCTGCAGGGAAAATGCATGCCGCAGCCAGATGGCCGGTGCGTTTGCCACAATCCTCGGCGGCGACCGTCTGGATGTGATGACGGCCGGAAGTGCACCGGTGCAAGCGTTAAACCCGTTGATGGTTCGGGCGATGGCTGAAAAAGGCATCGATATGGCCTTCCACCGGCCCCGCGAGCTGAATCAGGTCATCGAAACATCTAAGCCGGAAATAATCGTCACCATGGGCTGCGGTGAAGAATGCCCCTATATTCCGGGGGTGGAGCGATTGGATTGGGATCTCCCGGATCCGTCTGAAAAGCCGCTCGCGTTCATGAACGAGGTCCGTGACCGAATAGAAAAAAAAGTTTCCGAACTTGTGAGCGAGTATTGA
- a CDS encoding cytochrome c family protein yields MKTSMVFVGIVFLIVSAVAFAGAADRGAENIKIYGGSRGDVPFPHRDHQDRLEDCSTCHAVFPKETGSIKNMKTAGQLQKKQVMNKQCVKCHKDEKRAGNPSGPTTCSKCHVK; encoded by the coding sequence ATGAAAACCAGTATGGTATTCGTCGGAATCGTGTTCCTCATCGTTTCCGCCGTTGCGTTTGCCGGGGCCGCCGACCGGGGCGCCGAAAACATTAAGATCTACGGCGGCTCGCGGGGCGATGTCCCCTTCCCGCATCGCGACCACCAGGATCGACTCGAGGACTGCAGCACCTGCCATGCCGTTTTTCCCAAAGAAACAGGCAGTATTAAAAACATGAAAACGGCCGGCCAGCTGCAGAAGAAGCAGGTGATGAACAAGCAATGCGTCAAGTGCCACAAGGATGAAAAAAGGGCCGGCAATCCCAGTGGCCCGACGACCTGTTCCAAATGTCACGTAAAATAA
- the cydB gene encoding cytochrome d ubiquinol oxidase subunit II, with amino-acid sequence MVLQAVWFFLWGLLWALFFMTDGFDFGVGTLYPFLGKSDQDKRKMINSLGPLWDGNEVWLITAGGVTFAAFPLVYSVMFSSLYSALMLILFALILRGVSFEFRGKVDSPLWRKVWDAAIFIGSFAPALLLGVAFGNIFKGVPIDQEGIFQGNLFTLLNPYGILGGLLFVALFLVHGALWLAVKTDGDLHDRAASAAKGLWPVLLGVAVVFLAATAIFTPLYANYLAYPLLFLVPLAAVAALIGIKFFLAKMAYLQAWLSSAATIVFCTFFGVIGLFPNLFPSSIDPAYSLTAFNASSSPLTLRIMLIVVILFIPIVLVYQIWVYAVFSKKISEEDLSLEEAY; translated from the coding sequence ATGGTCTTACAAGCAGTATGGTTTTTTCTATGGGGTCTGTTATGGGCGTTGTTCTTCATGACCGACGGTTTCGACTTCGGCGTGGGGACCTTGTATCCGTTCCTCGGTAAATCGGACCAGGACAAGCGCAAAATGATCAATTCTCTAGGGCCCTTGTGGGATGGGAACGAAGTTTGGTTGATCACCGCCGGCGGTGTGACCTTTGCGGCCTTTCCTCTGGTCTATTCGGTCATGTTTTCATCCCTTTATTCGGCGCTGATGCTCATCCTGTTCGCCCTGATTTTAAGGGGCGTATCCTTTGAATTCAGGGGAAAGGTCGACAGTCCTCTGTGGCGCAAGGTGTGGGATGCTGCTATTTTCATCGGCAGCTTTGCCCCGGCGCTGCTGTTGGGGGTGGCTTTCGGCAATATATTCAAGGGAGTCCCCATCGACCAGGAGGGTATTTTTCAAGGCAACCTTTTTACCCTGCTGAATCCTTACGGAATTCTGGGCGGCCTGCTGTTCGTTGCGCTTTTTCTGGTGCACGGCGCCCTCTGGCTGGCTGTCAAAACCGACGGGGATCTTCACGACCGGGCCGCTTCCGCCGCCAAGGGGTTATGGCCGGTTCTGCTGGGCGTGGCGGTGGTCTTCCTGGCCGCTACGGCCATCTTCACACCGCTGTATGCCAACTACCTGGCCTATCCATTGTTGTTCCTGGTTCCCCTTGCAGCGGTCGCCGCCCTTATCGGCATTAAATTCTTTCTGGCAAAGATGGCCTATCTTCAGGCCTGGCTCTCTTCGGCGGCCACCATCGTGTTCTGCACGTTTTTCGGCGTCATCGGGTTGTTCCCCAACCTGTTTCCCTCAAGCATCGATCCGGCCTACAGCCTGACGGCTTTCAATGCATCATCCAGTCCCTTGACGCTGAGGATCATGCTGATCGTGGTCATCCTTTTCATTCCCATCGTCCTGGTTTACCAGATCTGGGTCTATGCCGTGTTTTCAAAGAAAATCAGCGAGGAAGACCTGTCGCTGGAAGAAGCTTACTAA
- a CDS encoding cytochrome ubiquinol oxidase subunit I: MDVVLLSRLQFAAATMFHFLFVPLTLGLSIIIAVMETRYVQTGDETYLRMTKFWGKLFLINFALGVVTGITLEFQFGTNWSRYSAYVGDIFGSLLAIEATVAFFLESTFIGVWIFGWKKLSKKAHAAVMWLVALAGNLSALWILIANGWMQQPVGYVIRNGRAELSDFGAVITNKFAILEFVHTVPAAMLLSAFFVMGVSAYHLIKKQHVSFALKSFDIALIFGLVASIVVAATGDMHGVHVAEAQPAKLAAMEAHWETQARAPIILFAVPDEEHEKNSIEIGKLPYLLSLLGYHDPNAVVKGLKDFPREERPPVLLSLLSFRTMVALGTLFPLLTIVGLALRKRLLEHTWYLWIMLFAIPLPYIAIEMGWVLAEVGRQPWIVYGLFKTTQAASPVAASQVLTSLVAFILVYGLLGLVGLYLIAKNAAKGPEPADG; this comes from the coding sequence ATGGACGTTGTATTGCTCTCGCGGCTGCAGTTTGCAGCCGCAACCATGTTTCACTTCCTGTTCGTTCCGCTGACACTGGGTCTCTCGATCATCATAGCCGTCATGGAAACCCGATATGTGCAGACGGGCGATGAAACCTATCTCAGGATGACCAAGTTCTGGGGGAAACTGTTCCTGATCAATTTTGCCCTCGGTGTCGTCACCGGCATTACCCTGGAATTTCAATTCGGAACCAACTGGTCACGCTATTCCGCATACGTGGGCGACATCTTCGGATCTCTGCTTGCCATCGAGGCCACCGTGGCCTTCTTTCTCGAATCGACCTTCATCGGTGTTTGGATCTTTGGTTGGAAAAAGCTCTCCAAAAAGGCTCACGCCGCCGTCATGTGGCTGGTGGCCCTGGCCGGCAACCTTTCCGCCCTTTGGATTTTGATTGCCAACGGGTGGATGCAGCAGCCCGTGGGGTATGTCATCAGGAACGGGAGGGCCGAATTGTCGGATTTCGGCGCCGTCATCACCAATAAATTTGCCATTCTCGAATTTGTTCACACCGTACCGGCGGCCATGCTGCTGAGCGCTTTTTTCGTCATGGGTGTCAGCGCCTATCATCTGATCAAAAAACAGCATGTGTCGTTTGCCCTCAAATCCTTCGATATAGCGCTGATCTTCGGCCTGGTCGCCTCCATTGTCGTCGCCGCTACCGGGGACATGCATGGCGTGCATGTCGCCGAGGCACAGCCGGCCAAGTTGGCGGCCATGGAAGCGCACTGGGAAACCCAGGCCCGGGCACCCATCATTCTGTTCGCCGTACCCGATGAAGAACATGAGAAAAATTCTATTGAAATCGGTAAATTACCATATCTGCTCAGCCTGTTGGGGTATCATGACCCCAATGCAGTGGTAAAGGGACTGAAGGATTTCCCAAGGGAAGAACGGCCACCGGTCCTGCTTTCTCTGTTATCCTTCAGAACAATGGTGGCCCTGGGAACCCTTTTCCCGCTCCTGACCATTGTCGGCCTGGCCCTGAGAAAGCGACTTTTGGAACACACCTGGTACCTCTGGATCATGCTTTTCGCCATTCCCCTGCCCTACATCGCCATCGAGATGGGATGGGTTCTGGCGGAAGTCGGCCGCCAGCCCTGGATCGTTTACGGCCTGTTCAAGACCACGCAAGCGGCATCGCCCGTGGCTGCTTCACAGGTTCTCACATCTCTGGTTGCCTTTATTCTGGTTTACGGCTTGTTGGGGCTGGTGGGACTCTACCTGATCGCCAAGAATGCCGCCAAAGGACCTGAACCTGCTGATGGTTAA